In Amycolatopsis jiangsuensis, the following proteins share a genomic window:
- a CDS encoding M1 family metallopeptidase encodes MSTKAAAPAPGAETSGDTYLPDHGNGGYRVRHYDLDLDYRIGPNRLAATAVLTCEATQALSRFSLDFGEFRVGRVLVEGRAAKYLRRGLKLQVRPARPIPAGAVFRVEVRYSGNPKPVRSRWGDIGWDELTDGALVASQPVGAPSWFPCNDHPADKASYRVAVAASSPYLVVVTGNLMSRHQAASTTRWVYERAEPTAAYLMSVQIGRYDEIELAGELSSPGSGVVQRAAVPPRLRRQFIRDFGRQGRMMAALQGWFGPYPFGEYVVVVTDDELDDPIEAQGMSIFGANHVDGHRTHERLVVHELAHQWFGNSLTVADWRHIWLNEGFATYTEWLWSEESGGESTASQARGWYDHVRAEPADVAIGDPGAARMFDERVYKRGALTLHALRGEIGDAAFFAVVKAWAAQYRHAVVRTEDFVALAEKQAGRSLAEFFDRWLGKFPLPRL; translated from the coding sequence GTGAGTACGAAGGCAGCCGCACCGGCGCCCGGTGCGGAAACCTCCGGCGACACGTACCTCCCGGACCACGGCAACGGCGGGTACCGGGTCCGGCACTACGATCTGGACCTCGACTACCGCATCGGCCCCAACCGGCTCGCCGCCACCGCGGTGCTCACCTGCGAGGCCACTCAGGCGCTGTCGCGGTTCTCGCTGGACTTCGGCGAGTTCCGGGTGGGCCGGGTGCTGGTCGAGGGCCGGGCCGCCAAGTACCTGCGGCGTGGCCTGAAGCTGCAGGTCCGTCCCGCGCGCCCGATCCCGGCCGGTGCGGTGTTCCGGGTGGAGGTCCGCTACTCCGGAAACCCGAAGCCGGTGCGAAGCCGCTGGGGCGACATCGGCTGGGACGAGCTGACCGACGGCGCGCTGGTGGCGAGCCAGCCGGTCGGCGCCCCCTCCTGGTTCCCGTGCAACGACCACCCCGCCGACAAGGCGTCCTACCGGGTCGCGGTGGCCGCCTCGTCGCCGTACCTGGTGGTGGTGACGGGAAACCTGATGTCGCGCCATCAGGCGGCGAGTACCACGAGATGGGTCTACGAGCGGGCGGAGCCGACCGCGGCGTACCTGATGAGCGTGCAGATCGGCCGGTACGACGAAATCGAGCTGGCCGGCGAACTGTCCTCGCCGGGGAGCGGGGTCGTGCAGCGGGCCGCCGTGCCGCCCCGGCTGCGGCGGCAGTTCATCCGCGATTTCGGGCGGCAGGGCCGGATGATGGCCGCGCTGCAAGGATGGTTCGGGCCTTATCCGTTCGGCGAGTACGTGGTCGTGGTGACCGACGACGAACTGGACGATCCGATCGAAGCGCAGGGGATGTCGATCTTCGGGGCCAACCACGTGGACGGTCACCGCACGCACGAGCGACTGGTGGTCCACGAGCTGGCCCACCAGTGGTTCGGCAACAGCCTGACCGTGGCCGACTGGCGGCACATCTGGCTCAACGAGGGGTTCGCGACCTACACCGAATGGCTGTGGTCGGAGGAATCCGGCGGAGAGTCCACGGCGTCGCAAGCCCGCGGCTGGTACGACCACGTCCGTGCCGAACCGGCCGACGTGGCGATCGGCGATCCCGGCGCGGCACGCATGTTCGACGAACGCGTGTACAAGCGCGGTGCGCTCACCCTGCACGCGTTGCGCGGTGAAATCGGGGACGCGGCGTTCTTCGCGGTGGTGAAAGCGTGGGCGGCGCAGTACCGGCACGCAGTGGTGCGTACCGAGGATTTCGTCGCGCTGGCGGAGAAGCAGGCGGGGCGTTCGCTGGCGGAGTTCTTCGACCGCTGGCTCGGGAAGTTCCCGCTGCCGCGGCTGTGA
- a CDS encoding NAD-dependent epimerase/dehydratase family protein: MPDQRVLITGAAGVVGTLMRPRLRKPGRVLRLLDLAGQPAAEPGEAVEILTGSVTDAATMAAACEGADALIHLGGHSRENSWEATLDVNINGTHTVLEAAREAGIKRVILASSNHAVGFRRIADAGESGLPADSSPRPDTYYGVSKAAIEALGSLYASRFGMDVIVVRIGSCFETPLPLGPRGLVTWLSPDDGARLFEACLSAPSPGYRLIWGVSDNTRRIYSLAEAEALGYTSHDDAEVFAEQLAGQPGPSGIAAECVGGPFCTAPLGAFNPL; the protein is encoded by the coding sequence ATGCCAGACCAGCGTGTGCTGATCACCGGAGCGGCCGGCGTCGTCGGCACCCTGATGCGGCCGCGGCTGCGCAAACCCGGCCGGGTGCTGCGCCTGTTGGACCTCGCCGGGCAGCCCGCGGCTGAGCCCGGCGAAGCGGTCGAAATCCTGACCGGCTCGGTCACCGACGCCGCGACGATGGCCGCGGCGTGCGAGGGCGCGGACGCGCTGATCCACCTCGGCGGGCACAGCCGGGAGAACTCGTGGGAAGCCACCCTCGACGTGAACATCAATGGCACGCACACCGTGCTCGAGGCAGCCCGCGAGGCCGGGATCAAGCGGGTGATCCTCGCCTCGAGCAACCACGCGGTCGGGTTCCGCCGCATCGCCGACGCCGGCGAGAGCGGGCTGCCCGCCGATTCGAGCCCGCGGCCCGACACCTACTACGGCGTCAGCAAAGCCGCCATCGAGGCCCTGGGCAGCCTGTACGCCTCGCGTTTCGGCATGGACGTGATCGTGGTGCGGATCGGCTCGTGCTTCGAGACCCCGCTGCCGCTCGGTCCGCGTGGACTGGTCACCTGGCTGTCCCCGGACGACGGTGCGCGACTGTTCGAGGCGTGCCTCAGCGCGCCCTCCCCCGGTTACCGGCTGATCTGGGGCGTCTCGGACAACACGCGGCGGATCTACTCCCTCGCCGAAGCCGAAGCGCTGGGCTACACCTCACACGACGACGCCGAGGTCTTCGCCGAGCAGCTGGCCGGACAGCCCGGACCGTCCGGGATCGCCGCGGAATGCGTCGGCGGACCGTTCTGCACCGCGCCGCTGGGGGCGTTCAACCCGCTGTGA
- a CDS encoding IclR family transcriptional regulator, translating into MAQKLAAAGTPGTPEHAAGGEPGASGVKSARRTIDLLETFAANDVWLSLSDLHARTGFPRSSLHGLLRTLLDAGWLEADANSARYRLGVRALICGTAYLDRDAIVPFATEALERIREKTGFTAHFARRNGTEVVYLETRESQHSTHLVSRVGRTLPAHATALGKALLAELTHEEIEDLVPAELSPLTSHTITSREALHADLARTRDRGYAAEFEEGTPGVRCVAAVIPYRIPGTDAMSCSMPVGQVSDADAERVGTLLAETTAELGQQLRRAGIR; encoded by the coding sequence ATGGCGCAGAAACTCGCCGCCGCAGGCACCCCTGGCACGCCGGAGCACGCCGCGGGTGGCGAGCCGGGCGCGTCGGGCGTGAAGTCCGCCCGGCGCACCATCGACCTGCTCGAGACCTTCGCCGCGAACGACGTGTGGCTCTCCCTGTCGGACCTGCACGCCCGCACCGGGTTCCCACGGTCCAGTCTGCACGGACTGCTGCGCACCCTGCTGGATGCGGGCTGGCTGGAAGCGGACGCGAACTCGGCGCGGTACCGGCTCGGCGTGCGGGCGCTGATCTGCGGGACCGCCTACCTGGACCGCGACGCGATCGTGCCGTTCGCCACCGAGGCGCTGGAGCGCATCCGCGAGAAAACCGGGTTCACCGCGCACTTCGCCCGCCGCAACGGCACCGAGGTCGTGTACCTGGAAACCCGCGAATCACAGCACTCCACCCATCTGGTCTCCCGGGTCGGGCGCACGCTGCCGGCGCACGCCACCGCGCTGGGCAAGGCGCTGCTGGCCGAGCTGACGCACGAGGAGATCGAAGACCTCGTGCCGGCCGAGCTCTCGCCGCTCACTTCGCACACCATCACCTCCCGCGAGGCACTGCACGCCGACCTCGCACGCACGCGTGACCGCGGATACGCGGCCGAGTTCGAAGAAGGCACCCCGGGCGTGCGCTGCGTCGCCGCGGTGATCCCGTACCGCATTCCCGGCACCGACGCGATGAGCTGCTCGATGCCGGTCGGCCAGGTGAGCGATGCCGACGCCGAACGCGTGGGCACGCTGCTGGCCGAAACCACCGCCGAACTCGGCCAGCAGCTGCGCCGGGCCGGCATCCGCTGA
- a CDS encoding 5-dehydro-4-deoxyglucarate dehydratase yields MAQTEIALDGLLAFPLTPFADDLEVDLDGFAENVEGHIAAGAGALFVACGTGEFSSLSADEVAAALAKAREVAAGRVPVWVGAGGGAANARAGVAAAQAGGADGVLLLPPYLVKGPQAGLAEYVRFAVGDSTVPVVVYHRGTGVFSAPTAAKLLDIPSVAGIKDGYGDVDTMTRIVTTIRALGTRRSEEFLFFNGLPTAEVSAKAYAAIGVARYSSAVHCFAPEIAHRFHRALGEGDEAAMDALLAGFYVPLVALRDETPGFAVSLVKAAARLRGDKVGTVRPPLVEPTAEQIDRLGTIVEDGFAVLKRIEAR; encoded by the coding sequence ATGGCACAGACCGAGATCGCGCTGGACGGCCTGCTGGCGTTCCCGCTGACGCCGTTCGCCGACGACCTCGAGGTCGACCTCGACGGGTTCGCGGAGAACGTGGAAGGCCACATCGCCGCCGGTGCCGGCGCGCTGTTCGTCGCGTGCGGCACCGGTGAGTTCAGCTCGCTTTCGGCCGACGAGGTCGCCGCTGCGCTGGCGAAGGCGCGTGAGGTGGCCGCGGGCCGCGTCCCGGTGTGGGTCGGGGCCGGCGGTGGCGCCGCGAACGCGCGCGCGGGCGTGGCCGCGGCGCAGGCCGGCGGTGCGGACGGAGTGCTCCTGCTGCCGCCGTATCTGGTCAAGGGCCCGCAGGCCGGGCTCGCCGAGTACGTGCGCTTCGCGGTCGGCGACAGCACCGTGCCGGTGGTGGTCTACCACCGCGGCACCGGTGTGTTCAGCGCTCCGACGGCGGCAAAGCTGCTGGACATCCCGTCCGTCGCCGGGATCAAGGACGGCTACGGCGACGTCGACACGATGACCCGCATCGTCACCACCATCCGCGCGCTGGGCACGAGGCGTTCGGAGGAGTTCCTGTTCTTCAACGGGTTGCCGACCGCTGAAGTGTCCGCGAAGGCGTACGCGGCGATCGGCGTGGCGCGCTATTCCTCGGCTGTGCACTGCTTCGCGCCCGAGATCGCGCACCGTTTCCACCGTGCCCTCGGTGAAGGCGACGAGGCCGCGATGGACGCGCTGCTCGCCGGGTTCTACGTCCCGCTGGTGGCGTTGCGCGACGAAACACCCGGCTTCGCGGTGTCGCTGGTGAAGGCGGCCGCCCGGTTGCGCGGCGACAAGGTCGGCACGGTACGGCCGCCGTTGGTAGAGCCGACTGCCGAGCAGATCGACCGGCTGGGGACGATCGTCGAAGACGGCTTCGCAGTGCTGAAGCGGATCGAGGCCCGTTGA
- a CDS encoding glucarate dehydratase family protein: protein MKIRDVVLTPVAFADPPLLNVMGVHEPYALRSVVQLVCEDGVVGLGESYGDEAFLGEVRKVVSELAGHDVFDLPGLKRVVARTLAGAVLTDEHGLIGGFSIRKTIASVYSLFEVACLDAQGHALGRPVVDLLGGKARDAVEFSAYLFYKYGAHLGADEDSWGEVVTPEALVGEAARMVGEYGFRSIKLKGGVFEPEQEIAGIRALAEAFPGHPLRIDPNAAWTPETSARVAGELEGVLEYLEDPTPGIEGMARVAERASMPLATNMCVVNFGDIEPAFRARAIGVLLSDHHFWGGMRDTQALSVTCESFGIGLSMHSNSHLGISLAAMVHVAAATPHLTYACDTHWPWKTADVITPGALEFTGGAVPVPDKPGLGIELDQDSLARAHEDYVRCGLTKRDDVTYMRRYRPGFEPNTARW, encoded by the coding sequence ATGAAGATCCGGGACGTGGTGCTCACCCCGGTCGCGTTCGCGGACCCGCCGCTGCTGAACGTGATGGGTGTGCACGAGCCGTACGCGTTGCGCAGCGTGGTGCAGCTGGTCTGCGAAGACGGCGTGGTCGGGCTGGGCGAGTCCTACGGCGACGAGGCGTTCCTCGGCGAGGTGCGCAAGGTCGTGTCGGAGCTGGCCGGGCACGACGTCTTCGACCTGCCGGGGCTCAAGCGCGTCGTCGCGCGCACGCTGGCCGGCGCCGTGCTGACCGACGAGCACGGGCTGATCGGCGGATTCTCCATCCGCAAGACGATCGCGAGCGTGTACTCGCTGTTCGAAGTGGCCTGCCTGGACGCGCAGGGGCACGCGCTCGGCCGTCCGGTGGTGGATCTGCTCGGCGGCAAGGCGCGTGACGCGGTCGAGTTCTCCGCCTACCTGTTCTACAAGTACGGCGCGCACCTCGGCGCGGACGAGGACAGCTGGGGCGAGGTCGTCACCCCGGAGGCGCTCGTCGGCGAGGCGGCGCGGATGGTGGGGGAGTACGGGTTCCGCTCGATCAAGCTCAAGGGTGGTGTGTTCGAGCCGGAGCAGGAGATCGCGGGCATCCGTGCCCTCGCCGAGGCGTTCCCGGGCCATCCGTTGCGGATCGACCCGAACGCCGCGTGGACGCCGGAGACGAGCGCGCGCGTGGCCGGGGAACTCGAAGGCGTGCTGGAGTACCTGGAGGACCCGACGCCGGGGATCGAGGGCATGGCACGCGTGGCGGAGCGGGCGAGCATGCCGCTGGCCACCAACATGTGCGTGGTGAACTTCGGGGACATCGAGCCGGCCTTCCGCGCGCGGGCGATCGGCGTGCTGCTGTCCGACCACCACTTCTGGGGCGGGATGCGGGACACGCAGGCACTGTCGGTGACCTGCGAGAGCTTCGGCATCGGGCTGTCCATGCACTCCAACAGCCACCTGGGCATCAGCCTCGCCGCGATGGTGCACGTGGCCGCCGCGACGCCGCATCTGACCTACGCCTGTGATACGCATTGGCCGTGGAAGACCGCAGACGTGATCACGCCGGGCGCACTGGAGTTCACCGGCGGTGCCGTGCCGGTGCCGGACAAGCCGGGCCTAGGCATCGAGCTGGACCAGGACTCGCTCGCCCGCGCGCACGAGGACTACGTCCGATGTGGACTGACCAAACGGGACGACGTGACCTACATGCGCCGGTACCGGCCGGGATTCGAGCCGAACACCGCGAGGTGGTGA
- a CDS encoding aldehyde dehydrogenase (NADP(+)), whose protein sequence is MSLETSAADLERVLTSAAAAARPFAASTPAERAGWLTAVADALDAEADELVALAHAETHLPATPRLKGELARTTFQLRLFGEVLGDGAYLGATVDHADPDWPMGARPDIRRALVPIGPALVFAASNFPFAFSVAGGDTAAALAAGCPVVLKAHPGHEKLSSRTGEIVAGALAAAGAPDGAFAVIHGVEEGVSALKDPRIAAASFTGSVPGGRALFDIAMARPTPIPFYGELGSVNPVVVTPGAVAARGEAVARAYTGSFSLGAGQFCTKPGLLFLPEGHGLEDILREAVGGVARQDMLNERIATGFSDKLSALREAPGVSVVADGDRRELGCTPSLMSTTAKQFLAGGEAMREEHFGPASLIVTYTDQAELIEVLDTLDPGLTATVQGEEDEAEYVRALLPSLTRLAGRLLWNDWPTGVTVSWAQQHGGPYPATTAPTTTSVGTAAIERFLRPVAWQGFPDALLPEPLREANPWQLPRRTDGVR, encoded by the coding sequence ATGAGCCTGGAAACCTCCGCAGCGGACCTGGAACGGGTGCTCACCTCGGCGGCCGCCGCCGCGCGCCCGTTCGCCGCGAGCACGCCCGCCGAACGGGCCGGCTGGCTCACCGCCGTGGCCGACGCCCTCGACGCCGAAGCCGACGAGCTGGTCGCGCTCGCGCACGCCGAAACCCACTTGCCCGCCACGCCCCGGCTGAAGGGCGAGCTGGCCCGCACCACCTTCCAGCTGCGATTGTTCGGCGAGGTGCTGGGCGACGGCGCGTACCTCGGCGCCACGGTCGACCACGCCGATCCGGACTGGCCGATGGGCGCGCGCCCGGACATCCGCCGGGCGCTCGTGCCGATCGGGCCGGCGCTGGTGTTCGCCGCGAGCAACTTCCCGTTCGCCTTCAGCGTGGCAGGTGGTGACACCGCGGCCGCGCTCGCCGCCGGATGCCCGGTGGTGCTGAAGGCCCACCCGGGGCACGAAAAGCTCTCCTCCCGCACGGGGGAGATCGTGGCCGGCGCGCTGGCCGCCGCCGGGGCTCCCGACGGCGCGTTCGCCGTGATCCACGGGGTCGAGGAGGGCGTGAGCGCGTTGAAGGACCCGCGGATCGCGGCTGCCTCGTTCACCGGTTCCGTTCCCGGCGGGCGGGCGCTGTTCGACATCGCGATGGCTCGGCCGACGCCGATCCCGTTCTACGGCGAGCTGGGCAGCGTGAACCCGGTGGTGGTCACGCCGGGTGCGGTCGCCGCGCGAGGCGAAGCGGTCGCCAGGGCCTACACCGGATCCTTCAGCCTCGGAGCCGGCCAGTTCTGCACCAAACCGGGCCTGCTGTTCCTGCCGGAAGGGCATGGGCTGGAGGACATCCTTCGCGAGGCCGTCGGCGGTGTCGCGCGGCAGGACATGCTGAACGAGCGGATCGCCACCGGGTTCTCGGACAAGCTGAGCGCACTACGGGAAGCGCCGGGCGTTTCGGTGGTGGCGGACGGCGACCGGCGGGAGCTCGGCTGCACGCCGAGCCTGATGAGCACCACGGCCAAGCAGTTCCTGGCCGGCGGTGAGGCGATGCGCGAGGAACACTTCGGCCCGGCTTCGCTGATCGTCACCTACACCGATCAGGCCGAGCTGATCGAGGTGCTGGACACGCTCGACCCCGGGCTCACCGCGACCGTGCAGGGCGAGGAGGACGAGGCAGAGTACGTGCGTGCGCTGCTGCCGTCGCTGACCAGGCTGGCCGGGCGGCTGCTCTGGAACGACTGGCCGACCGGTGTCACGGTGAGCTGGGCACAGCAGCACGGCGGCCCGTACCCCGCCACCACCGCGCCGACCACGACGTCGGTCGGCACCGCGGCCATCGAGCGGTTCCTGCGCCCGGTGGCGTGGCAGGGTTTCCCCGACGCACTGCTGCCCGAGCCGCTGCGTGAGGCCAATCCCTGGCAGCTGCCCCGCCGCACCGACGGGGTGCGCTGA
- a CDS encoding polysaccharide lyase 8 family protein, translating into MPVNRRTALRGGAVVAATAALTAAVRPACAAGRTAADPFAAIVAGYRELQTGINRPSPERTAALKNLGRVAKSYHDTMSVSGEGPLWSDLPLGPGSDYTTSMYARLRAIAVDWGTPGSTLSADPEVPARIGKALQLLYASQYHPDIEELGNWYTYEIGVPYYLLQILVSVADRLTADELARYVSPVKRFAGDPNRRANDPEVVETGANRADKALISIVSGALTGDTAWIRTGVDALTDVAGGGAASVLARLDRAAGDGFHVDGSFLQHETIPYAGHYGIVLLTALSGTIHVTEGTEYAPPAELKNKVYALVGDAFAPFVHAGALMEPVRGRMLSRQGETGHDIGHQLTVATLVLARSATGEARAELSGLAAEWIAEGSHAPFLEIPDPERFAPGPDLVGTPGIEFAQDMLAGQIRPAPIVAAHRVFGQQDRMVHVTGGWSASLGAGSTRISRYEAINGMNQHGWNVGDGVLYLFLPNAKGHYSDAYWPTVDPLLLPGTTAKAGPPGPLGSTPLSTKDHVGGVRWDARHGAYAMDFVSEDGTVSAKKSWFFTPSGIVCLGAGITGTSGQPVRTTMENRNLGENGRRVLLADGRLVPATSSTLRNPRWLHLEDVAGYVLLDEVSVTALREDRTGAWRDIDTGANTKGTTDPYTRRYQKLLIEHGTNPVDAKYAYAVLPTASRPGTAASTLSWRIRANTTTAQAVRLWDNTLLANFYGAGNVDEVTVSGPVSLALGRSDSGWQLAVSDPTQRQNHVTVTVRRRTVKVALAGTFGATQVIPLR; encoded by the coding sequence ATGCCCGTGAACCGGAGAACCGCGCTGCGTGGCGGCGCCGTCGTAGCGGCCACGGCCGCGTTGACCGCCGCGGTGCGGCCCGCCTGCGCGGCGGGGCGCACCGCGGCCGATCCCTTCGCTGCCATCGTCGCCGGGTACCGGGAGTTGCAGACCGGGATCAACCGGCCCTCGCCCGAGCGCACTGCCGCGCTGAAGAACCTCGGCCGGGTGGCGAAGTCGTACCATGACACCATGTCCGTGTCCGGCGAAGGTCCTTTATGGAGTGACCTGCCGCTCGGTCCGGGTAGTGACTACACCACCTCGATGTACGCGCGGTTGCGGGCGATCGCGGTGGACTGGGGCACTCCCGGCAGCACGCTCAGCGCTGACCCGGAGGTGCCGGCCCGGATCGGGAAAGCGCTGCAGCTGCTGTACGCCAGTCAGTACCACCCGGATATCGAGGAGCTCGGGAACTGGTACACCTACGAGATCGGCGTCCCGTACTACCTTCTGCAGATCCTGGTGAGCGTGGCGGACCGGCTGACCGCGGACGAGCTGGCCCGCTATGTCAGCCCGGTCAAGCGCTTCGCCGGCGACCCGAACCGGCGTGCGAACGATCCGGAGGTCGTCGAAACCGGCGCCAACCGAGCGGACAAAGCGCTGATCTCGATCGTCTCCGGCGCGCTGACCGGCGACACGGCGTGGATCCGGACCGGGGTCGACGCCCTCACCGACGTCGCGGGCGGCGGTGCGGCGAGCGTGCTCGCCAGGCTCGACCGGGCCGCTGGCGACGGCTTCCACGTCGACGGGTCCTTCCTCCAGCACGAGACCATCCCGTACGCCGGGCACTACGGAATCGTGCTGCTGACCGCGCTTTCCGGCACGATCCACGTGACCGAGGGCACCGAGTACGCGCCGCCGGCGGAGCTGAAGAACAAGGTGTACGCACTCGTCGGCGACGCCTTCGCACCGTTCGTCCACGCCGGTGCGTTGATGGAGCCGGTGCGTGGCCGGATGCTGTCGCGGCAGGGCGAAACCGGCCACGACATCGGGCATCAGCTGACCGTCGCCACGCTCGTGCTCGCGCGTTCCGCGACCGGGGAGGCCCGCGCGGAGCTGTCCGGCCTCGCCGCCGAGTGGATCGCGGAAGGCAGTCACGCGCCGTTCCTGGAAATTCCCGACCCGGAGCGGTTCGCCCCCGGACCGGACCTCGTGGGCACGCCGGGTATCGAATTCGCCCAGGACATGCTCGCCGGGCAGATCCGGCCGGCGCCGATCGTGGCCGCCCACCGGGTGTTCGGCCAGCAGGACCGCATGGTGCACGTGACCGGGGGCTGGTCCGCGTCGCTCGGTGCGGGATCCACGCGGATCTCCCGCTACGAGGCGATCAACGGGATGAACCAGCACGGCTGGAACGTCGGCGACGGCGTGCTGTACCTGTTCCTGCCGAACGCGAAAGGCCACTACTCCGACGCGTACTGGCCCACTGTCGACCCGCTGCTGCTGCCGGGCACGACGGCGAAAGCCGGCCCACCCGGTCCGCTGGGCTCCACGCCGCTGTCGACGAAGGACCACGTCGGCGGCGTGCGCTGGGACGCCCGCCACGGCGCGTACGCGATGGATTTCGTCTCCGAGGACGGCACGGTTTCGGCGAAGAAGTCGTGGTTCTTCACGCCTTCGGGCATCGTGTGCCTCGGTGCCGGAATCACCGGCACGTCCGGGCAGCCGGTGCGCACGACGATGGAAAACCGCAACCTCGGCGAGAACGGGCGGCGTGTGCTGCTGGCCGACGGACGGCTCGTCCCGGCGACGTCGAGCACACTGCGGAATCCGCGGTGGCTGCATCTCGAGGACGTGGCCGGGTATGTCCTACTGGACGAGGTCTCGGTGACCGCGCTGCGCGAAGACCGCACCGGCGCGTGGCGGGACATCGACACCGGCGCGAACACGAAGGGCACGACCGATCCCTACACCCGGCGGTACCAGAAGCTGCTGATCGAGCACGGCACGAACCCCGTGGACGCGAAATACGCTTACGCGGTGCTGCCGACGGCCTCGCGTCCGGGGACTGCCGCTTCGACGCTCTCCTGGCGGATCCGGGCCAACACCACGACAGCGCAAGCGGTGCGCCTGTGGGACAACACCTTGCTGGCGAACTTCTACGGTGCGGGTAACGTGGACGAGGTCACTGTCTCGGGACCCGTCTCTCTCGCGCTCGGCCGGAGCGATTCGGGCTGGCAGCTCGCCGTGTCCGACCCGACCCAGCGCCAGAACCACGTCACGGTGACGGTGCGCCGCCGCACCGTGAAAGTCGCACTGGCAGGCACGTTCGGCGCCACCCAGGTGATCCCGTTGCGGTGA
- the rpmJ gene encoding 50S ribosomal protein L36: MKVRTSVRSLARRPGAQVIRRHGKVLVINREHPRGKARQG, from the coding sequence ATGAAGGTTCGCACCTCGGTCCGTTCGCTGGCCCGCCGGCCCGGCGCCCAGGTGATCCGCCGGCACGGCAAGGTCCTGGTGATCAACCGGGAGCACCCGCGCGGCAAAGCCCGCCAAGGCTGA
- a CDS encoding VWA domain-containing protein: MNDESARRWRLVLGGEEDGTGRGLSEEDSGIDGVLAALYDERSASTRGGDRRGGGLGASAPRVARWLGDIRQYFPGSVVQVLQRDAVDRLGLTRMLLEPELLAAVEPDVHLVGTLLSLNGVLPEETKETARTVVRKVVAELEERLAERTRSAVRGALDRAARGRRPRGGDIDWDRTVRANLRHYSPSLGTIVPERLIGFGRRANSVRRDVVLAVDQSGSMAESVVYSGVFGAALASMRALSTKFVAFDTAVADLTDHLDDPVDLLFGTQLGGGTNIARALAYCQGLVERPERTLLVLISDLYEGGVREDLLRRVAELTGAGVQVVTLLALSDSGTPFYDHDNAAALGELGVPAFACTPDRFPDLLAAALRHEDLSRWATGD, encoded by the coding sequence ATGAACGACGAGAGCGCCCGCCGCTGGCGCCTCGTCCTCGGCGGGGAGGAGGACGGCACCGGCCGCGGGCTGTCCGAAGAGGACAGCGGGATAGACGGTGTGCTGGCCGCGCTCTACGACGAACGCAGCGCGAGCACCCGGGGTGGTGATCGGCGCGGCGGCGGACTGGGCGCGTCGGCGCCGCGGGTCGCACGGTGGCTGGGCGACATCCGGCAGTACTTCCCCGGTTCCGTGGTGCAGGTGCTGCAACGCGACGCGGTGGACCGGCTCGGGCTGACCCGGATGCTGCTGGAACCGGAGCTGCTCGCCGCGGTGGAACCGGACGTGCACTTGGTGGGCACGCTGCTGTCGCTGAACGGAGTACTGCCGGAGGAGACGAAGGAGACCGCCCGCACGGTCGTGCGCAAGGTCGTCGCGGAGCTGGAGGAGCGGCTCGCCGAACGCACGCGTTCGGCGGTGCGCGGGGCACTCGACCGCGCGGCCAGGGGCCGGCGGCCGCGGGGCGGGGACATCGACTGGGACCGCACGGTACGGGCAAACCTGCGGCACTACTCCCCCAGCCTCGGCACGATCGTGCCGGAGCGGCTGATCGGCTTCGGCCGCCGCGCGAACAGCGTGCGGCGGGACGTGGTGCTGGCCGTGGACCAGTCCGGGTCGATGGCGGAATCCGTGGTGTACTCCGGGGTGTTCGGCGCGGCGCTCGCCTCGATGCGGGCGCTGAGCACGAAATTCGTCGCGTTCGACACCGCGGTCGCGGACCTCACCGACCACCTCGACGATCCGGTCGACCTGCTCTTCGGCACCCAGCTCGGCGGCGGCACGAACATCGCCCGCGCGCTGGCCTACTGCCAGGGCCTCGTCGAACGGCCCGAGCGGACGCTGCTGGTGCTGATCAGCGACCTGTACGAGGGCGGGGTGCGCGAGGACCTGCTGCGCCGGGTCGCCGAGCTGACCGGCGCCGGAGTACAGGTGGTGACCTTGCTGGCGCTGTCGGATTCGGGCACCCCGTTCTACGACCACGACAACGCCGCGGCGCTGGGAGAACTGGGGGTCCCGGCGTTCGCCTGCACGCCCGACCGGTTCCCGGACCTGCTGGCCGCGGCGTTGCGCCACGAGGACCTGAGCCGCTGGGCGACCGGGGACTAA